One Coccinella septempunctata chromosome 1, icCocSept1.1, whole genome shotgun sequence DNA window includes the following coding sequences:
- the LOC123322641 gene encoding uncharacterized protein LOC123322641: MHLLHCFNLIQQNYISNDSYLVLVNSDLNFDVPILRLNYKKPISTTNLFQRKFDFYLIDCKAVYFKSFTETISSQPFFSSASHFIFFCDDLKLETLLSLRRFEILNMIFLNTSSGDILSYFPYRKRMFQQFDTSLEVIGHCNRTESQPFVQLFPNKIPKKWTNTTLNIMHSFAPPYCMGVGDETGIELDTQVLILERLGMKANFTKVNIPEFGKRRLIMKILREDYCDFIIGVSSPTLYFESTMPYIYDDLMWYVPSAQVLSKWKFLIGVLNKFVWLWWTISSALAIVSLYINDLFLRGKWRPKFLLHKFCIFYRLFLEQAVSFRTKYLSELTLIVVLIFGTLMMNMIYKSRFFYFLTTIRFEDDLNSLEDIMDHGMTIGFLNWHRRLFHENKRLTSYLATHYQSCNMQANCSDQAAYDRNLAVLRPKIKMTYWTKRYLDQKGRPLLKRLEDPVADLFWVAAFFPGHPLFPSVNQYVLYLMQFGIMDKILAKYSDEVYKQDNLPETRRLTISHVQVPILIWAVGMIVGIMFLIVEIKWKYVKKRTEAIGSKLVFT; encoded by the coding sequence ATGCATTTATTGCATTGCTTCAATTTGATTCAGCAAAATTATATAAGCAACGACAGTTACTTAGTCCTTGTGAACAGTGATTTGAACTTTGACGTTCCTATCCTCAGGCTCAACTATAAGAAGCCGATATCAACTACTAacctttttcagagaaaattcgACTTCTACCTCATCGATTGTAAGGCGGTGTATTTCAAAAGTTTCACGGAAACGATCAGTTCACAGCCTTTCTTCAGCTCAGCCTcccatttcatatttttttgcgATGATTTGAAGTTAGAGACGCTGCTTTCTCTAAGGCGCTTCGAAATTTTGAATATGATATTCTTGAACACCTCATCTGGAGATATCCTGAGTTATTTTCCATATAGAAAACGTATGTTTCAACAGTTCGATACTAGCCTGGAAGTTATTGGTCATTGCAATCGAACGGAGAGTCAACCATTTGTTCAACTATTTCCCAACAAGATACCGAAGAAATGGACCAACACGACTTTGAACATCATGCATTCGTTCGCTCCACCATATTGTATGGGTGTTGGAGATGAAACTGGAATAGAGCTGGATACGCAAGTTTTAATTTTGGAGAGACTAGGAATGAAAGCAAATTTCACTAAAGTGAATATTCCTGAATTTGGGAAAAGGCGATTGATAATGAAGATTCTGAGGGAAGATTACTGTGACTTCATAATCGGGGTTAGTTCTCCTACTTTATATTTCGAATCTACCATGCCCTACATATACGATGACCTCATGTGGTATGTGCCTAGTGCCCAGGTACTGTCAAAGTGGAAATTTCTTATTGGCGTCCTCAATAAATTTGTTTGGTTGTGGTGGACGATTTCTTCAGCATTAGCTATCGTATCTTTATATATAAACGATCTCTTCTTGCGTGGAAAATGGCGTCCCAAATTCCTTCTACATAAATTCTGCATCTTCTACAGGCTTTTCTTGGAGCAAGCCGTGAGTTTTCGTACCAAGTATTTGTCAGAATTAACCTTGATCGTGGTACTCATATTTGGAACTCTCATGATGAATATGATATACAAGAGTAGATTTTTCTACTTTCTCACTACCATTCGTTTCGAGgatgatttgaattccttggAGGATATTATGGATCATGGTATGACGATTGGGTTCTTGAACTGGCATAGAAGGCTTTTCCATGAAAATAAACGCTTGACATCCTATCTAGCGACCCACTATCAGTCGTGCAATATGCAGGCAAACTGCTCAGATCAGGCAGCATACGACAGAAATCTGGCTGTGCTGAGACCAAAAATCAAGATGACCTATTGGACCAAACGATATTTAGATCAGAAGGGAAGGCCGTTGCTGAAGAGGCTCGAAGATCCAGTGGCGGATTTGTTCTGGGTTGCCGCTTTTTTTCCTGGACATCCTCTGTTCCCCTCCGTGAACCAATATGTTCTTTATCTGATGCAATTTGGTATCATGGATAAAATACTCGCAAAATATTCGGACGAGGTTTACAAACAAGACAATCTCCCAGAGACGCGTAGACTGACAATAAGTCATGTTCAGGTTCCCATTTTGATTTGGGCTGTTGGAATGATTGTTGGAATAATGTTCTTAATTGTTGAAATCAAGTGGAAATATGTTAAAAAGAGGACCGAAGCTATTGGTTCAAAGTTAGTTTTTACTTGA
- the LOC123307064 gene encoding ribonuclease H1-like produces the protein MERSQKLPFYNLNIDMHIRDHDIVVAPIEKNSIDAPLKFQSFCERHIKSPYQAIYTDASKQDNPRTVGAGIYSENISASLRLPDHWAIYTAEMFAIGYALEWSLKNNPRTNIIIFTDSRSAIMKLKNWKIKTDIHAIEIRVKALLIRAEEMGINVKYVWIPSHSGIAGNEEADRLANRGREKDVTNYEGSYQDVYNMIRQEVKKEWHTEWKEMGKSKGKTYTSIWWELRITLRETN, from the coding sequence ATGGAGAGATCACAAAAACTTCCATTCTACAACCTGAATATTGATATGCACATCAGGGACCATGATATAGTGGTAGCTCCAATAGAAAAAAATAGCATCGACGCACCTTTGAAGTTCCAATCCTTTTGCGAGAGGCATATTAAATCCCCATATCAGGCTATTTATACCGATGCATCAAAACAGGACAATCCTCGGACCGTTGGAGCTGGAATATACTCTGAAAATATATCGGCATCTCTCAGATTACCAGATCATTGGGCTATATACACAGCAGAAATGTTCGCAATTGGATATGCCTTAGAGTGGTCCCTAAAGAACAACCCTAGAACAAATATCATCATTTTCACGGATTCACGAAGCGCAATCATGAAACTTAagaactggaaaataaaaactgacataCATGCTATAGAAATTAGGGTTAAAGCACTGCTAATAAGAGCAGAGGAGATGGGAATTAATGTTAAATATGTGTGGATCCCCAGCCATTCTGGCATAGCTGGGAACGAGGAGGCAGATAGGCTGGCTAACAGAGGGAGAGAAAAAGATGTAACGAATTACGAGGGTAGCTACCAGGATGTTTACAACATGATTAGACAAGAAGTCAAGAAGGAATGGCATACAGAATGGAAGGAAATGGGCAAAAGTAAAGGAAAAACCTATACGTCAATATGGTGGGAGTTAAGGATAACATTACGGGAAACAAATTAA